A section of the Ignisphaera sp. genome encodes:
- a CDS encoding SPFH domain-containing protein: protein MIDLTILFVAFLVTIIMALILSRYIRIVKEWERFIVLRLGRYQGVRGPGLIFLVPFIDRGVTVDLRITTVDVPKQEVITKDNVTVTVDAVVYYRIVDPESAVLKIKDPHYSVALLTQTTIRDVIGQVDLDTLLTQREEIGKTIQSIVDRITEVWGVKISLLTLKAIELPQGLIRAMAKQAEAERLRRARIIEAEAEREAAKILSEAAIVYETHPTALRLRELQTYTDIAREKNLIIITEASSKSASTAAAISTALSGRYPSQAEKSEE from the coding sequence GTGATAGATCTAACTATACTGTTTGTAGCATTCTTAGTAACCATTATTATGGCTCTGATACTGTCAAGGTACATTAGAATCGTGAAAGAATGGGAACGCTTTATAGTTCTTCGGTTAGGCAGATATCAAGGTGTTAGAGGACCTGGACTTATTTTCTTAGTTCCATTTATAGATAGAGGTGTCACCGTTGATCTACGTATTACTACAGTTGATGTTCCTAAACAAGAGGTTATAACTAAGGACAACGTAACTGTGACGGTTGATGCTGTAGTTTATTATCGTATTGTCGATCCTGAAAGTGCTGTTCTAAAAATTAAGGATCCACATTATTCTGTAGCACTTCTTACACAAACAACAATAAGAGATGTTATAGGTCAAGTAGATCTAGATACTCTACTCACCCAAAGAGAAGAAATAGGCAAAACTATACAGTCTATTGTTGATAGAATTACAGAAGTTTGGGGTGTGAAAATATCTCTACTAACACTAAAGGCTATAGAACTTCCTCAAGGACTTATAAGAGCTATGGCTAAACAAGCAGAAGCAGAAAGACTTCGAAGAGCTAGAATTATTGAAGCAGAAGCAGAAAGAGAAGCCGCTAAGATACTATCTGAAGCCGCCATAGTGTATGAAACTCATCCGACTGCATTAAGGTTAAGAGAGCTTCAGACATATACAGATATAGCTAGAGAAAAGAATCTAATAATAATAACAGAAGCCTCATCTAAATCAGCATCAACTGCTGCCGCCATATCTACAGCATTATCCGGTAGATATCCTTCTCAGGCTGAGAAGAGTGAAGAATAG
- a CDS encoding CopG family transcriptional regulator, with protein MSKSRRCIGIDTELAEELKNISKARGMSIVNYLRKLLEELIDLEKQGYYVPDLLHEKKIELVLSKLGFVYVPSEVVSETLKPEDVETIGEKIGKALIELDLDIEEIIERIAIKNDIAIVQRNSIILIPTVGVKEMIKYILIGIAKAAGIPVSTSGSTVMIRSKRY; from the coding sequence TTGTCGAAGAGTAGAAGATGTATAGGTATCGATACAGAGTTAGCTGAAGAACTAAAGAACATATCTAAAGCTAGAGGTATGAGTATTGTTAACTATTTACGTAAACTTCTAGAGGAATTAATAGACCTAGAGAAACAGGGATATTACGTACCTGATCTACTTCATGAAAAAAAGATCGAGTTAGTTTTATCTAAACTAGGATTTGTTTATGTTCCTTCAGAAGTAGTATCAGAAACACTTAAGCCTGAGGATGTTGAGACAATAGGAGAAAAAATTGGTAAAGCACTGATTGAACTTGATTTAGATATTGAGGAAATTATAGAAAGAATAGCTATAAAAAACGATATAGCTATTGTTCAACGTAATTCAATAATATTGATCCCAACAGTTGGTGTGAAAGAAATGATAAAATATATTTTAATAGGTATAGCCAAAGCCGCAGGCATACCTGTATCCACATCAGGTAGTACTGTGATGATTAGAAGTAAACGATATTAA
- a CDS encoding SufS family cysteine desulfurase, whose translation MSLNVEKIREDFPIFKNNPDLVYLDNAATTHKPIQVIDAVREFYTMYNANIHRGVYRLSVKATELYEEAHTKIAKFIGANSWDEVVFTKNATDAINMIAYALGFTFLEPGDEIVITIMEHHSNMLPWIRIAEIRKAMVKFVEVNSNGILNYEQLTEFVNKKTKIVSVTHVSNVLGTINNLQRASKIVRQNSEAMLIVDGAQSVPHLPINVRELDIDFLVFSGHKMLGPTGIGVLWGKRDLLEKMLPAIYGGDMVEKVEIIVKNGTIVYKQINYNILPWKFEAGTPNIAAGIGLAKAVEYLENIGMQNIETHEKELTKYAIKRLNEELEGCIKILGPQDLDIRGGIVSFTMKGLDPHVIATLLSMNNVAIRAGFHCAQPLHMFLGLSKGSARASFYIYNDYRDIDAFVNELKKLRSLAK comes from the coding sequence TTGAGTTTAAATGTTGAAAAGATTAGAGAGGATTTCCCTATATTCAAGAATAATCCTGATTTAGTGTATCTAGATAATGCTGCTACTACTCATAAGCCTATTCAAGTAATAGATGCCGTAAGAGAATTCTATACAATGTATAATGCCAATATACATAGAGGTGTATACAGACTTAGTGTAAAGGCTACAGAACTTTATGAGGAAGCTCATACAAAAATTGCAAAATTCATTGGTGCAAATAGTTGGGATGAAGTAGTATTCACTAAAAATGCCACAGATGCTATAAACATGATAGCTTACGCCTTAGGTTTCACATTCCTGGAACCTGGAGATGAGATAGTGATTACTATTATGGAGCACCATAGTAATATGCTTCCATGGATAAGGATAGCTGAAATAAGGAAAGCTATGGTAAAGTTCGTAGAGGTGAATAGTAACGGTATCCTCAATTATGAACAACTAACTGAATTTGTTAACAAAAAAACTAAGATTGTAAGCGTGACACATGTATCTAATGTATTAGGGACGATTAACAATTTACAGAGAGCATCAAAAATAGTTAGACAAAACTCGGAAGCAATGCTTATTGTTGATGGAGCACAATCAGTTCCGCATTTACCTATAAATGTAAGAGAATTAGATATAGATTTCCTAGTTTTTAGTGGACATAAAATGCTTGGGCCTACAGGTATAGGGGTTTTATGGGGTAAGAGAGATCTACTGGAAAAAATGCTCCCAGCAATCTATGGAGGAGACATGGTAGAGAAAGTGGAAATAATTGTGAAAAATGGTACTATTGTGTATAAACAAATAAACTATAACATACTGCCATGGAAATTTGAGGCAGGAACACCAAATATTGCAGCAGGCATAGGTTTGGCCAAAGCTGTAGAATATCTCGAGAACATAGGGATGCAGAACATTGAGACACATGAAAAAGAGCTAACAAAATACGCCATAAAACGCTTAAATGAAGAGCTAGAAGGATGTATAAAAATCTTAGGCCCTCAAGACCTAGATATCCGTGGAGGTATAGTTTCATTCACTATGAAGGGTCTAGATCCACATGTAATTGCAACACTTTTATCTATGAACAACGTAGCTATTAGAGCGGGATTTCATTGTGCTCAACCACTACACATGTTCTTAGGTCTTTCAAAAGGAAGTGCTCGAGCAAGTTTCTACATATATAATGACTATAGAGATATAGATGCATTCGTTAACGAACTCAAGAAGCTACGAAGTCTGGCTAAGTAA
- a CDS encoding NfeD family protein: protein MKNSICLIIMSIMILCFDIQFLTLVTTDSSNNIIEEAFVIKIEGYTSLIDTPVQEYVTNALNIAKNRNKPLIIYIDTYGGYLDSALTISKVLLEVEVPVIVFVRDKAYSAGALISIAAHILVMRPTAVIGAAQPISINPVTGEIIFINESKILNPILKNMELCAEARKRNTTIIKRFVYENLVLSGKEALQYKVIDYVADSIEELLSHLQGIEVNISGVIWRLYINRYEELPPSLDIYVKIFLRNSLVNSLLLFIGIFGTLGLLYTGRIDLLPITIIALMLALFGSDIEAKAVPAILIALGSILLSIELFVTPGFGVLGVSGIIAIIIGLLLTPLPSTLYTVGIVTLWRIITVFAIGFGTLFVFILYKAILVIKKPRNIRYVPEGKVVGKAIDRLEPGLKGYVLIDGELWEAESNEVIEVGEEVELIERKGFIVRVKKRPRNT from the coding sequence GTGAAGAATAGCATTTGTCTCATTATTATGTCTATAATGATATTATGTTTTGATATACAATTTCTTACATTAGTTACTACGGATAGCTCTAATAACATTATTGAAGAAGCATTTGTTATAAAAATAGAAGGTTATACCTCGTTAATAGATACTCCTGTGCAAGAATATGTGACTAACGCTCTAAACATTGCTAAGAACAGAAATAAACCCTTAATAATATATATTGACACCTATGGAGGATATTTAGATTCTGCCCTCACGATATCGAAAGTTTTGCTCGAAGTCGAAGTACCTGTCATAGTTTTCGTAAGAGATAAAGCATATAGTGCAGGAGCATTAATATCAATAGCGGCACACATTCTCGTTATGAGGCCTACAGCTGTCATAGGAGCAGCACAACCTATATCAATAAATCCCGTTACAGGAGAAATAATTTTTATAAATGAAAGCAAAATTTTGAATCCAATATTAAAAAATATGGAATTATGTGCTGAAGCAAGGAAAAGGAATACCACAATTATCAAGCGCTTTGTCTATGAGAACCTTGTCTTATCTGGTAAAGAAGCTCTTCAGTATAAAGTCATAGACTATGTTGCCGATAGCATTGAGGAACTTCTATCACATCTTCAAGGTATAGAGGTAAACATATCGGGAGTTATCTGGAGATTATATATAAATCGATACGAGGAACTTCCTCCAAGTCTAGACATATATGTCAAGATATTTCTTAGGAACTCTCTCGTAAATTCACTATTACTCTTTATAGGCATATTCGGAACACTAGGACTTCTATACACAGGTCGCATAGATCTTCTACCTATAACAATCATAGCGTTAATGTTGGCATTGTTTGGAAGCGATATAGAGGCTAAAGCTGTACCGGCGATACTTATAGCTTTAGGATCTATATTACTGTCAATAGAATTATTTGTAACTCCAGGTTTTGGTGTATTAGGAGTTTCAGGTATAATTGCTATTATTATAGGATTATTATTAACACCGCTACCCTCAACTTTGTATACTGTAGGCATTGTAACCCTTTGGAGAATAATAACGGTTTTTGCAATAGGTTTTGGAACACTATTTGTGTTCATACTTTATAAAGCTATACTGGTTATAAAGAAGCCTAGAAACATTAGATATGTACCAGAAGGTAAGGTAGTTGGAAAAGCTATAGACAGGCTAGAACCAGGTTTAAAAGGGTATGTATTAATCGATGGTGAATTATGGGAAGCAGAAAGCAATGAAGTAATAGAAGTTGGAGAAGAAGTAGAATTAATAGAAAGGAAGGGATTTATTGTAAGGGTTAAGAAGAGACCAAGAAATACATAA
- the tgtA gene encoding tRNA guanosine(15) transglycosylase TgtA — translation MDCFEVKDVDLAARIGKIKTKRGVIETPYIFPVVDPTLKNQFVSLNDVRTIGFNAIITNAYLLKKRLQKVEEVHSVLNFDGIIMTDSGAYQLLRYGDVDVTNVEIVDYQCEIGSDIGVILDIPTSYDVSYEKALESAETTFQRAIEVRNIIEKCTNTLWTLPIQGGTHLEILQKYAIKSDSIVGYGYSLFALGSPTTLLENYMFDKVIEMIATVRPHIRPSYPLHLFGAGHPLIMPFVIALGVDLMDSASYILYAKDGRYMTRKGTYEVEELSYFPCTCPVCSKYTVEEFSKLARQDKWKLLALHNLYTLFRELNEVKECIKEGRLWEYLEEKARSHPAAKRAFDTIKKNLEYIYRKSPREKPKGKALFILSEDSIYNPKVMLARRDIFSRIPRIPSKKKCIVFVPLIARSSPKKSHKATAKRCNLYFYYPILGVIPYTLINTYPFSQFETYNEFSYSVIKDLAYIVMEYIMNLHKNFIHTIEVTLYVQNNVEWQYKFIEIIKEYLRILNQKEIEIKILKLDNNSMY, via the coding sequence ATAGATTGTTTTGAGGTAAAAGATGTAGATCTCGCAGCTAGAATAGGTAAGATTAAGACAAAACGAGGTGTAATTGAGACACCATATATTTTTCCTGTTGTAGATCCAACTTTAAAGAATCAATTCGTATCTCTTAATGATGTTCGCACCATTGGATTTAACGCTATTATAACTAATGCATACTTGCTTAAGAAGCGATTACAAAAAGTTGAGGAAGTTCATAGTGTTCTGAACTTTGATGGTATAATTATGACCGATTCTGGGGCTTATCAGCTACTTAGATATGGTGATGTAGATGTAACCAATGTCGAGATAGTTGATTATCAGTGTGAAATTGGTAGCGATATAGGCGTGATACTCGATATTCCTACGTCTTATGATGTGTCATATGAAAAAGCGTTAGAAAGTGCCGAAACAACGTTTCAAAGAGCTATTGAAGTGCGGAACATCATTGAAAAATGCACAAACACTCTCTGGACATTACCGATACAGGGGGGTACCCACCTAGAGATTTTGCAAAAATATGCTATAAAATCTGACAGTATAGTTGGGTATGGATATAGTCTATTCGCACTAGGTAGTCCTACGACACTTCTAGAGAACTATATGTTTGATAAAGTTATAGAAATGATAGCCACAGTTAGACCACACATACGTCCCTCATATCCTCTTCACCTTTTTGGTGCAGGTCATCCACTCATTATGCCTTTCGTAATAGCTTTAGGTGTAGATCTTATGGATTCTGCAAGCTATATTCTATATGCTAAAGATGGGCGATACATGACCAGAAAAGGTACCTATGAAGTAGAGGAATTATCGTACTTCCCATGCACATGTCCTGTATGTTCTAAATATACAGTTGAAGAATTCAGTAAATTAGCTAGACAAGATAAATGGAAACTTTTAGCGCTACACAATCTTTACACATTGTTTAGAGAATTAAATGAAGTAAAGGAATGTATTAAAGAGGGAAGACTTTGGGAATATTTAGAGGAAAAAGCGAGATCCCATCCAGCAGCTAAAAGAGCATTTGATACAATTAAAAAGAATCTAGAGTACATTTACAGAAAAAGTCCGCGTGAAAAGCCTAAAGGAAAAGCTCTCTTCATCTTATCTGAAGATTCTATATACAACCCCAAGGTAATGCTAGCAAGAAGAGATATATTTTCCAGAATTCCAAGAATTCCATCAAAAAAGAAATGCATAGTATTTGTACCACTAATAGCCAGGTCATCACCTAAGAAATCACATAAAGCTACCGCAAAAAGATGCAATCTTTATTTCTATTACCCGATACTGGGTGTAATTCCTTACACTTTGATCAATACATATCCATTCTCTCAATTTGAGACGTATAACGAGTTTTCATATAGTGTCATAAAAGACCTAGCTTACATAGTGATGGAATACATAATGAATTTGCACAAAAACTTTATTCACACAATCGAGGTAACGCTATATGTACAGAACAATGTTGAATGGCAATATAAATTTATAGAAATAATTAAAGAATATCTACGAATACTGAATCAAAAAGAAATAGAAATCAAAATATTGAAACTAGACAATAACTCAATGTATTGA
- a CDS encoding class II aldolase/adducin family protein, with amino-acid sequence MVSLYELYDVEDLIKQDIVTVMRNLYRRGLISALSGNISVRVPGTEYIWITPSSIYKAEIKTDDMIKMDLNGNIIEGHHKPSSEWRFHVAIYKSRPDIAAVVHTHNPNVLILDLLDMKLDPKLLIESKFYIKGIEYVAEAEPGSEELAKNVAEKVSKNVNALILKKHGVVSLGTNIYEAETIAETIEDLAIVQLNTLFVKLLIDISKNL; translated from the coding sequence ATGGTAAGTCTCTATGAGCTTTATGATGTGGAAGATTTAATTAAACAAGATATAGTAACTGTTATGAGGAACCTATACCGAAGGGGGCTTATATCGGCCCTATCAGGCAACATAAGTGTGCGTGTGCCTGGCACGGAGTATATATGGATTACTCCTTCAAGTATATATAAGGCTGAGATAAAGACTGATGATATGATTAAGATGGATTTGAATGGAAATATAATAGAGGGGCATCATAAACCTTCTAGTGAATGGAGATTTCATGTAGCTATATACAAATCTAGGCCAGATATTGCTGCAGTAGTTCATACACACAATCCAAACGTATTGATATTAGATCTACTAGATATGAAGCTAGATCCTAAGTTACTGATAGAATCAAAGTTTTATATAAAAGGCATAGAATATGTGGCTGAAGCTGAGCCGGGAAGTGAAGAGCTGGCAAAAAATGTAGCGGAAAAGGTTTCAAAAAATGTTAACGCATTGATATTGAAGAAACACGGTGTTGTGTCATTGGGTACAAACATATATGAAGCTGAAACTATAGCGGAAACGATTGAAGATCTAGCAATAGTACAATTAAATACGCTATTTGTGAAATTATTGATTGATATATCAAAGAACCTATAA